CTGCCCGCAGTAAGAACACGCCAGACAGCTCTACGGGAAATATTGGTTTTCGCTGCGCAGCGGACGTTTCTTTTTGATAGGTTTGTGTATAATAGAGTTAATGGTCTCGTGAAATGTGAAATGTGAAATGGTGCTGGTCATCTACTGATTTTGTGGAAGGTGGTATGCGAACAGTGATTAGATGTAAAAGCTGCGCAAAATTAACGGAACTGCAAATGCATCGCTGCACGCATTGCGGTGTTGTGCTTTCCTACTCCGTGGCGGAAAAATTCGATCTATTGGCAGAATCTGTGGAGAATGCCTTGAAGAAGGAATTGGAACTAAGGAGAAAGCAGCGTCATTAAGTTGATTATTAGGATGCTCGGATTTGAAGAGGCTGTTTGTTAAGTAGGTATCGCGACTTAACCAACAGTCTCTATTAATGTTGCCAAAAAATTGAAACTTTTCTCGGGCAGGAGCAGTCTAATTTAGTAGAAAAAAAGGAGAGTGATTTGAGCGTGATCCTGTCATCCATAGCTGCGTTATTAACTTCAGGAATCGTATTGATTCTGATTATGCCGTTCATAAGACGGCTGTCCATTGCCATAGGAGCGGTAGCTGTGCCGAATCATCGCACGATGCACAGTTCGATTATGCCCCGGTTGGGGGGATTGGCTATCTTTATTTCTTTTATGTCAGCAGCAGCCTTGTTTTATGCCAAGCTAGCACCAACTCTGCCGGCATTTTGGGGACTATTCATAGCCGCATGTATCATTGAAGTTGTTGGGGTAATTGATGATGTTTATACATTGAGTGCCAAGTGGAAAATGCTCGGTCAACTGCTGGCAGCATCGACAGTAGCCTTGTCCGGGTTTACGATTGATCAGATCCATATCCCATTTGGCAGTGACATGTATTTCCCGGCATGGCTTTCTATTCTGTTAACCATAGGTTGGATTGTGGGCATGATTAATGCTCTGAACTGGATCGATGGGTTAGATGGTCTGGCGACAGGTATTGCGGGCATATCCTGTTTAGCATTATGTATCATCGCTGCGATGACAGGCAATGTGCCTGTTCTGATAATTAGCGCAACATTACTGGGGAGTTTAGCAGGGTTTTATCTATTCAACGCCGAGCCTGCTTCCATTTTTATGGGGGAATCCGGATCAGCCTTCCTTGGATTTGTATTGGCTGTCCTTGCCATCCTTGGGTTCAAACAGGCTATTTTTGTCTCGTTTATTGTCCCGTTATTAATTCTAGGTGTTCCGATATTGGACACGCTGCTTGCGATGGTGCGTCGCGCTCTGCAAGGGCGTCCTGTGTATGAAGCTGACCGGGGTCATGTGCATCATCGATTGACAGATCTAGGGGTTAGTCGTCGTAAAACGGTGTATACCTTGTACGTCATATCTGCCTTCTTGGGGATTTGTGCGATTATACTCACCAAAGCGTCTCAATCGGGGATAACCCTTGTTATGTTGTTGTTGCTGGTTGCGTTGTTGATTCTTGCGGGTGCTGAGTTGGTCGGTATTATTAAAGGAAAGCTTCCGTTGTCCGCATTCCTAAGAAGAATCAGGCGTGTGCGTGAGGAAAAATAAATGAGCAAGTACGGAATTGCCGTCTTCGTGACGATACTTCTAGGCATTGGCTCAAGACACTTTGCGAGCTTGCTGCCACCTGTCATTGCCATCCATGCCGGGGATATTCTCTGGGCCAGTATGGTGTATCTAGGATTCCGATTTGTTGGGTACAACAAAAGTCTTCTCTGGGCTGTTGGGTTGAGCGTCTTATTCAGTTTTGCCATAGAATTCAGTCAATTATATCAAGCGGATTGGATAGTTGCTCTTAGGCATACAGTTCTCGGCGGCCTCATCCTAGGGCAAGGCTTTCTAAAACTAGATTTGCTTCGCTATGTAATGGGTATCGCTCTTGCTTACTTTCTAGACAAGGTATGGCTGTTTAGAAAAGGCAAGAGCTGATTTTCAACCAGAGGCTTGCTAAAATAATAACCTTGCACGTTATCACAGTCTAACGTTTTGAGGATGTCCAGTTGATAGTTGGTTTCAACCCCTTCAGCGATCACAGATAAATTCAATTTCTTGACTAAATGAATGATGGCAGAAGTTAGATTGCGTTCATCTTCGAGGTGGGACAGATCTTGGATGAAACTTTTGTCGATTTTGATGAGATGGAAGGGCAACGTTCTTAAATAACTCAAGGAAGAGAACCCAGTGCCGAAGTCATCGAGCGCGAGTTTGAAGCCTGCTTCCATAAGCTGATTCAGGCGCTTAGCGGCGGTATCTATGGACTCGATCAGAGCGCTCTCTGTTACTTCCAGTTCGATGGAAGAGGGGGAGATACCCGCACTTTGCACCATCTGGACAACACTTTCCACGAAATCATCTTCTCTAAGCTGCGCAGGCGAGATATTGATAGCCATGATGGCATAGGGACAAGTAACCAATAGGGTTTTTAGCGTTTCACAAGCCTGTTGAATAACCCACTTGCCAATCGGAATGATCATGCCATTCTCTTCGGCAATGGGGATGAATTCATTAGGCATAATAGGGCCCAGCACGCCATGCTGCCAGCGAAGCAAAGCTTCAAAGCCACGGATGCTGCTGGTTTGCAGGTCAATTTGCGGTTGATACATCAGATGGAATTCATTTCTAGTCAAAGCGCTCCGAAGCGACTCCGATAAATTCGCATGGTGAAGCTGATCTAAAGTCAATTGTTCTTTATAGAGTACAATCCGGTTATTGCCTTGCTTCTGGGCATAGTAATTCGCAGTTCGGATTTGCTCAATAATTTGCTCAACCTCAATCGAACGGCCCTCATACATATAAACTCCTGTGCTGAGTGAAATCTCAATGGCAGGTGTTCCCCCGTTGTATCCTTTGACAAGCGAATTCAAGGCTTGACGGTTCCACTCATGGATGTACGCTTCATCTCTGGCAAGCGGCAGCAGAATCAGAAATTCATTATAAGTAATGCGCCCTACATAACTTCCGCTCGGCAAATGAGCTGAAATGCGGCTGCCAACTTCTTGCAAGAGTTGATTGGTTACCTGCAAGCCATGTAAATCATGAATGACCTTCAAATTATTGACGGTGAATAATAAAAACGTGGATTTGGCATGCGTATGGATGATTTTCTTCATCAGTTTGGACATTCGCTGAAGATTAGGGAGGCCTGTAATTGTATCGAACAACGAATTATGATTTCTCTGTACTTCTACTTGTATAAAATGTTGAATCGTAAAAATGGCAATCGGATAGAGGATCAGGATAGGTCCTGCGAATTGTTTAATCAAGAGCATGGCAATGTGCTGAGGAAGCAGGACGCTCCAGGCAATACTTTGAATAGCAATGAGCAGGCTGAAGATGCCCGTAGAAATCACACTTCTCCTACGACCAAAAGGCTTCTTGTAATGATAAAAAAAGATCCCCATCAAACCGGATGTTAGAATGGCAAACACGCCAGGAAGCATGCCGCTGCCCCCGATCGAATACCGAAAGCCGCCGATAAGCAGAATGGTTATCAGTGATGAAAGCCCGCCTCCCATACTTCCGGATACAGCAGACAACACCACATTCATATCAAGAAACACACCAGAAGTCACTTGAACAGGCATGTGCATTGAAATAATACCCGCTAGACCGAACATAACGCCATAGGCAAGCTGCTGATAATACCACCTTTGGGTGGTCAAATAAGGCGAGAGATGATTAATAATGATGATGAACAACGTAATATTAGCCAAATTCTGCAAGAGGCCTGTTAGATTATCTAAAGCTGTCAAAGACCTTCCTCCTCGAAAATAGCAAAAAGTACCGTTACATGTGCGCAAAGAATATACGCATATATTCGACATAATTTGTGAATTTCCTTTAAATTAGAACATTAGCTTCGTTTACCCCCAGATTGCACAAGGAATAACCTTCGAATAGAACATTTCTATTGAACAAATGTACGAATAGGAAAGATCGATTAGACGCAAATAGCAGGCAAATGATACAGTATGAAAATAAATCCTATATAAACGATAGGAATTGTCGTGAATATGATGCAAGGGAAGGGGCCAAGGCGAATGATATCTTTCAAAGCACCAAATCAGTACTGGAATGAGTCACACATTTTAGCAAAAGGCGGAGCACTTATCGCTCCACTCGGTCAAAAAGCACTTATTATTGCTGGGAAACAGGCCCTTGAGGCAATTAGTTCATCTTCCTTTCTTTTGGGCCTGCAAGAATCCGGGATTACATATTCCATTGCTTTGTTCAGTGGCAAAGTGACGACGACGGAGATTCAAACCTATCGAAACATTGCAGCAGACAAAGAAGTTGATGTCATTATCGGTATCGGCGGCGGCAAATCCCTGGATATCTCCAAAGCAGTCGCTGACCATTTGGGTATTCCCGTTGTTGCGGTGCCGACCATAGCTGCAACCTGCGCATCTTGGGCTGCTTTATCCGTGCTCTACGATGAGTTGGGCCGCTCATCCTCGTACAGGCTGCTGAAGCAGTCCCCTTCATTAGTGCTTGCTGATCTGCAAGTATTGGTAGCTGCTCCTAAGCGGTACTTGGCTTCTGGCATCGGCGATACGCTCGTGAAATGGTACGAAACGGTCGTCAATCACAACGAAGAGCCGGATGGATTGGATATACGAATCTCGATACAAATAGCCAAATTAGCCCTAGAACGATTGCAGATATATGCCAAGTCAGCTTATGAAGCGGCGGGGACAGGAGAAGTCACACCTGCGTTTAAAGAAGCTGTGGATGCTGTCATTGTTCTGGCGGGATTAGCAGGAAGCGCTCAAGGAAATACACCGCGTGCGGGCATTGCCCATGGCATCCATAATAGTCTGACCTTCCTTCCAGAAACGAAAGACACCTTGCACGGTGAGAAGGTTGCCTTCGGATTACTAACTCAGGTCGTGCTGGAGAAGCGAGCAGAAGATGAGATTCATCGTCTCGC
Above is a genomic segment from Paenibacillus sp. HWE-109 containing:
- a CDS encoding MraY family glycosyltransferase; this translates as MILSSIAALLTSGIVLILIMPFIRRLSIAIGAVAVPNHRTMHSSIMPRLGGLAIFISFMSAAALFYAKLAPTLPAFWGLFIAACIIEVVGVIDDVYTLSAKWKMLGQLLAASTVALSGFTIDQIHIPFGSDMYFPAWLSILLTIGWIVGMINALNWIDGLDGLATGIAGISCLALCIIAAMTGNVPVLIISATLLGSLAGFYLFNAEPASIFMGESGSAFLGFVLAVLAILGFKQAIFVSFIVPLLILGVPILDTLLAMVRRALQGRPVYEADRGHVHHRLTDLGVSRRKTVYTLYVISAFLGICAIILTKASQSGITLVMLLLLVALLILAGAELVGIIKGKLPLSAFLRRIRRVREEK
- a CDS encoding ribosomal maturation YjgA family protein, whose translation is MSKYGIAVFVTILLGIGSRHFASLLPPVIAIHAGDILWASMVYLGFRFVGYNKSLLWAVGLSVLFSFAIEFSQLYQADWIVALRHTVLGGLILGQGFLKLDLLRYVMGIALAYFLDKVWLFRKGKS
- a CDS encoding putative bifunctional diguanylate cyclase/phosphodiesterase, whose amino-acid sequence is MTALDNLTGLLQNLANITLFIIIINHLSPYLTTQRWYYQQLAYGVMFGLAGIISMHMPVQVTSGVFLDMNVVLSAVSGSMGGGLSSLITILLIGGFRYSIGGSGMLPGVFAILTSGLMGIFFYHYKKPFGRRRSVISTGIFSLLIAIQSIAWSVLLPQHIAMLLIKQFAGPILILYPIAIFTIQHFIQVEVQRNHNSLFDTITGLPNLQRMSKLMKKIIHTHAKSTFLLFTVNNLKVIHDLHGLQVTNQLLQEVGSRISAHLPSGSYVGRITYNEFLILLPLARDEAYIHEWNRQALNSLVKGYNGGTPAIEISLSTGVYMYEGRSIEVEQIIEQIRTANYYAQKQGNNRIVLYKEQLTLDQLHHANLSESLRSALTRNEFHLMYQPQIDLQTSSIRGFEALLRWQHGVLGPIMPNEFIPIAEENGMIIPIGKWVIQQACETLKTLLVTCPYAIMAINISPAQLREDDFVESVVQMVQSAGISPSSIELEVTESALIESIDTAAKRLNQLMEAGFKLALDDFGTGFSSLSYLRTLPFHLIKIDKSFIQDLSHLEDERNLTSAIIHLVKKLNLSVIAEGVETNYQLDILKTLDCDNVQGYYFSKPLVENQLLPFLNSHTLSRK
- a CDS encoding iron-containing alcohol dehydrogenase family protein, producing MISFKAPNQYWNESHILAKGGALIAPLGQKALIIAGKQALEAISSSSFLLGLQESGITYSIALFSGKVTTTEIQTYRNIAADKEVDVIIGIGGGKSLDISKAVADHLGIPVVAVPTIAATCASWAALSVLYDELGRSSSYRLLKQSPSLVLADLQVLVAAPKRYLASGIGDTLVKWYETVVNHNEEPDGLDIRISIQIAKLALERLQIYAKSAYEAAGTGEVTPAFKEAVDAVIVLAGLAGSAQGNTPRAGIAHGIHNSLTFLPETKDTLHGEKVAFGLLTQVVLEKRAEDEIHRLASLLHQLQLPITLKELGIEQPSAEVAATIAQGVQLREEAISHLSFAVNETLLAQAIQTADQWGQRIAQENYVQQ